The proteins below are encoded in one region of Thermotoga sp. Mc24:
- the yqeK gene encoding bis(5'-nucleosyl)-tetraphosphatase (symmetrical) YqeK, giving the protein MVVITNELESIMERLLSRKRINHVRSVVEFSRKLGEMYGADLNKIELAALSHDLFRDVPPRKLLKMARAYGLKISELERTHPVLLHGKVAAEFLKRRFNVEDEEVLNAVAYHTSGHVSFGTVGQILFIADSLEFTRDFPGVNELRRIAFRNLEEGFFQVLKNKIFYAVGKNYLLIPETVELWNSILMKRGGLIDEEVE; this is encoded by the coding sequence ATGGTCGTGATAACGAACGAGCTTGAAAGCATCATGGAAAGGCTTCTTTCGAGAAAAAGGATCAATCACGTGCGATCGGTGGTGGAATTTTCAAGAAAACTGGGAGAAATGTACGGTGCGGACTTAAATAAAATAGAACTGGCGGCTCTCTCCCACGATCTCTTCAGAGACGTGCCACCAAGGAAGCTTTTGAAAATGGCCCGGGCTTATGGTCTGAAGATTTCAGAGCTGGAAAGGACACACCCCGTTCTTCTGCATGGAAAAGTGGCAGCGGAATTCTTGAAAAGGCGTTTCAATGTAGAAGACGAAGAAGTTCTCAACGCGGTAGCCTATCACACCTCAGGACACGTGAGTTTCGGAACCGTGGGGCAGATTCTGTTCATAGCCGATTCCCTGGAGTTCACACGTGACTTTCCAGGGGTGAATGAACTTCGAAGGATCGCTTTCAGGAACCTGGAGGAAGGATTCTTTCAGGTTTTGAAAAACAAGATTTTTTATGCGGTTGGGAAGAACTATCTGTTGATCCCGGAGACTGTCGAACTGTGGAACAGCATTCTTATGAAAAGAGGAGGGCTAATCGATGAAGAAGTCGAGTAA